One Dunckerocampus dactyliophorus isolate RoL2022-P2 chromosome 15, RoL_Ddac_1.1, whole genome shotgun sequence genomic window, TGCAGGTGATCCAGCACCGAGTCGATGTCGGAGTCGGACGCCAGCAGGGCCAGGCGCGTCCCCGGCAGGGTCTTCAGGGTGGTTTTGTACGTTTCGTGTCTGGTGCCCCCGACGTTGAGGATTATCCTCTCGGTGTCGTCGAACTTGCCCATCGCTGTGGATCAGACATGACTCGACGGGCAGCGGTGGAAGTCGGGCGGGTGCAGTCCGGAGGTAACGACGCGCACACACCCACGGTCCTGTTCGGAAAGGCTCGGTTTGTGTTTTGGATAAATCCGGCCGGTGCCTTTGTGGTtctttttggaagatgtgtggAGGGCGTCCATTCTTATGGATGTGGATCCGACAGTCCCTCCACTTGATCCAAGCAGGCTGGAATGATGCTGCCGTTACGCGCGTCTCCTCCGCCCCTCCTCCAAGACGCACAGTCGCGTCACGTCACTccttaaaaataaattgtcaacCACGGCACCTGAAATATGCAATGCTTTATAGAAAAAGATGAATCATCTACCATGCTAACTGTTGATTATGTCAAACTGCACTGTACACcacaggggtgtcctaactccAGCTCGGGGGCCGTTTGTGGCCTGCAAGTCACTTCTTATTTCAGTTGGCTACTTGATGGCACTATTAGCTCACCTTTACACCCACTCCCTTTGCAACCAAATGGCTGTTCatgctttgattgattgattgatgacaagcttttttttccaccaatatGAAGGTGGCTGTTTATGTTCACTTGGAAAGCActttcaaatgaataaataacatGACGACACAATGACAAAATCCCGGTAAACGTTGATCATAAATCTGAAACTAaaatttaaaccaggggtgtctttTCCACCGAGCATGAAGTTCGTGCTTTGCTCtccttttccccatttttgccattttttttccaaatatttcaactttcttcttaaataatattgaGAAATTTTGTTATCGTAAcatgactttatttccgtaatattttgactttgttcctataatattataacttttttcccaaaattacatttcatttctcataatatttggactttgaaaaaataatgtactttttctttctctaaaattgcattttatttcctcatattacgagattttttttttttttcttttttctcgcCAGGATACTACTTTttctcttctcttaatatttagacttttttcttctaaaattccagctgttttttgcatttctgcagttgttttgttttacattttccaaagatTGCTACTTTCTTTTCGCAAatgtttttatgactttattcccgtaagattttgactttattgttataacattagaacttttcccgcaacctaatttcccccaaaATCTAACTTTATTTGTCGTTTTGTCTCtcctattatgactttaaaaaaacatcctttaatatttcaacttaatgctactaaaatgacattatttttccctcataatattacgatgttattcttgtaaaattatgactttttgtcattatactacaacttttttcttttaatattttgacttccttcttggaaaattactgctgatttttcaagttttcctgttgttttttttttttttttttagttttctcgttcaattatatttttagaatgtgccgcgggccattAAAAAACTGCCGCAGGCTGCAAACGGCCCCCaggctacactttggacacctcatTTAAAGACTCGTATGCGGTATGAAGTCTGTACTTTCGACGCGAGTGCAGCTGCGTCATCCTGTTACACCACCTATTATGCTGCGCCTGCATTTCATTATACAATGTTTACACCGAGAAGTTGGCTGAAATAAAGGACTCCGTGACAGATGAGGCTCTAAAAGGAGGTAGAAGAAATGGGGACACACTGTAAGAGTAGCTATAAAAGAAGAGACACGCTGCAGACATAATTATTTAGCAGTTTGACCCAGACAGCGGTACAACATGTGCACGCTTTGGTGGCGCAGGGAGGCAGCTGGTGTCTAACATGTGACACTCTCCTCACAAGGAGGAGGAGACGGTGACATCTTTGATCACAGCTCAATCAGCGCAGAGACAAAGCAGGAGGCTCGCCTTTAATTACATGCACCATTATTCCCTAATGCACCGCTGCTTTGTGGAACAGCAGCCTCCGAGTAACCTAATTACTCATTACCGCTTGcgattacatctgaatggaacGGAATTCACTGGGATCTTCGGGTGGGACTGGAGAGAAGCGCTAATGCAGGGGTGTGTCCAAACTACCGCGGACTAAAAACATCTAAAGATGGGCCCAATTTTCTGTTATATTAACAGGCGAAAAAGTACGACGGAGGATTAGGGccgcattgaaaaaaaaagtgacattttgagattaaagtcgtaaatttacgacaatgaagttgtaaatttacgagagaaaAAATGTACGTTTACGAATAAAAAAGACGGaaatttgcgagaataaagtcggattATTACGAGAATAGTCGTAAATTCACATGggaaaagtcgtaaatttacaaatacaaaagtcgtgaaatttacgagaataattttacaagaaaaaaagccgtaacattatgagaacatagtcgtaaatttacgagaaaaaaaatcatacatttacgaataaaaaagtcgtacatttacgaagaaaaaagttgaaagtttacgagaaaaaaagccgtaatattacaagaacaaagtcatacatttacgagaataatgtcgtaaatttacgagaaaaaaagttgtaatatcacgagaataaagttgtaaatatacaagaataaaatcgtaacaTTACGTGTCGTCGTACGGGAAAATACTGTAGAGCATAGTtgctcaggaaggaaggaaaccttccttttgcttcaggcaagcttttattgatAACGTGGCAACAAAACAGAGCAGctgagcatttagcatttacagtagattagcatgtctagcccatctcacttccgccttccttacccatATGCCCAAGACCAAAGATCACATAAGGcgccccttttcatagctgtctcaggcataaagttacaatttttttcttgtaaatttatgactttattctcgtaatatcagattattttaatactccgtcgtaacaggcattgcctgagacagctatgaaaagtggGTACTTATGTGActtttggccttgggcaaaggtaatacagtgttccctcgtttatcgcagagggtaggttcccaaaatggcctgcaataagtgaaatccgcgaagtagccaacttcatttttttacaattattatatatgttttaaggctgtaaaacccttcaccatacactttatacatgtttctcagacaggcatttgaattttaatgatcaacctacgatCAAAACACAAATTATTTTATCAACCTACgatcaaaacacaaaaattatTAACTGACTCAAACGTATCTCATTCCTGTGattgtgccttttcgtcctgccgccgttccactgtactgtagcattttttgtCCAGAAATCCAACCTTTTGTGCGAcggttagcatcctcctctgccttttgggcacAGAAGCTTTTGTCAACATAGTGGGTTTTGTTGGGcagaaacttgcaaacatacaaggactgcaagctagcaagctagcgatgacacaggagacacggcagggcggcgcgaaggagattgattgacaatggtctacagccaatcaggacgcagaaggcaatgggcggtgcagacagaagagagggaATAGAGAGACGTCTTCcctgtgctaaagcacagaactacaacactcaacttcccacaatgcagttcttcttaaagggccaggcacggcctgtaacagcgttcatacgctgtaaaaaaaaaaaaaaaaaagcactaaaaaattctgcgaaaggtgaaccacgatagagtgagggaacactggattaccactttttttctcataaatggacgactttattctcgtaaatataaaaattttttctcgtaaatgtatggctttattcttgtatacttactactttattctcaaaatcatTTTTTGGCCCTACTACTTtagtggccctaatactccatcgtaaaaaaaacccaatctTGAcatgccaagaaaaaaaaatcacgcttTTTATGTTGTTAAGTGTTACACTGAAATGATTTCCACCAGAAACAATGACAGTCTCCCTATGATAGACACATAAGGTGTAACTTTCTGTAATGACATCTTCCTGTGATTTCTTCCAGTGGCGGGGTCTTGTTTCTATTGGCTGTAAGCTTTCCAATGACATGTCACTCATTCAAATGATACGTTGCGTTCAAGGacacagccatccatccatgttctatgccgctagtgttgcgggggtatgctggagcctatcccagctaactttggccgagaggcggggtacaccctgccaatcgcaaggcacatttagacaaacaaccactcacactcacattcatacctatggacaatttagagtctccaattactTCCCgagctcctgactgtgtggccaacatgctaaccactaggccaccgtgcggccccacatTAGACATGCACATAAGTATTATGAAACAATACACAGATTATACAGTCCTATAAAATGACCTGTATGTTCGGTAATATTGGCACAGACTATGAGGTGATATCGCATTTTAACTAATAACTTTGTAGACATCCTTGCAATCACCACATTTTGAGGTCAAAGTGTTTGATGGACCTTTATGTGGAATATGTTTAAAAAGTCTGGGAATCGGTGAGCGTTTTTCTCATGAAGACGTTCATCACTGAGGACGAAGTGTTCAATACCGTTGTGGGTCGAGATATAGTCCAGGAGGAGGTAAATAGTACATTTGTTCAGGGTGACCTTTCTTACAGACTTGCCTTCTACATAACATTGTATTTAATCCCAACTCCCTTTGGATCAAATGCAATGTAATGTAGTTTAGAATAGAAACCAAACTCACTTGCGATGCCTTCAGGCTAAAAATAGGACAGCCGAATAGCGGATGTTTATCAAGAAGTGCAGAGGAAACATTTAATTGGAACGATTTTTAGTGAGCTACAATCATATATATTGAGctacacaatcacacacacatagtatacagtatatgattatAATACTATACTTATGCTTACTAtatgagaggcagggtacatgcTGGGTTGGTCGCCAgacaattgcagggcacatattggaaaataaatatatatatatatatatatatatatatatatatatatatatatatatatatatacatatatatatatatatggccaACAATGGAATGGCCAACATAAGAATGCTGGCTGGAATCCAGTTTGTTCTGATTTAAAGTGAATTTTCATAtaagaaaataatggaaatgtaaTTAGACTCAAAACAGCGGCTTTTGGTGTCTGAAAAAAGCACCATATACAGTACctgtaaatacattaaaatgcatttttattattaaactgCAAAACATCAATCATCAATAGTGTATAGAAcagcgtatatatatatattattattattcacttattttatttgaaaatgtgaTAGTACATAACTACACAAATTACTTGGTACACATGCACAGGTTGTAGGTTCATTATTTATGTAGGGAAATTATGAATTTGTGTTTTGGATTGTATATCATTACATACAACTGACCTACAACTTACGTGATGATGATGGTTTTAAAATTCGGAGCGGAAAGATTACCGGTAAGTACCAGTTTCATTTTGCCATTGATGTCCAACAATGAGACAAATCACGACAATGACGAGTCGTCATTATGTAATGAATTGTCCACAAGGTTGAAGCGGTAACTCATCTTTGATCAGGACAGGTATCAAAATGCTCATTTTTCTTTTGGTTTATGAAATCATTAACATGCaacaggtaaaaaataaatacacatgcaGTGGTACTCTGATGCTTTTACATAGACTGTAACAACATTTCAGACAATATTTTTAGCAGCAGTTCAAGTCCATCATATTATAAAACCCAGGAATTTATGCAAGGGCTCCCCCTAGAGTTGTGAAGTAGAATTCCCTTTTAAGACACTgtggtaaaacacaaatattatgCATACAACCAGCTACTACAGCCCTATATATTCAAAAACTGAACACTTTTTTGGGTGTATTAATTTATAATAAAGccatattttgtaataattaataattaaaataaataatatcatttattgAGGGAGCAGGGCTGTCTCTCAATGGGTGCACTTCCATACTTATACTCAGTGCCTTagtgtgttcacactgagaagtgtggcaaaatgcagtgcactgtacccggatgttgcactcaaaatggtgagtgtgcagtatGATGGACACTTCCCACCCTTGATACATGTAGTTGCAATCTTGGCTACGTAGTAGGAGCGCAGCGACTAACTTGAGTGGTTGCAAAAAGAGGAAGCGGGTGATTACTGCGATCGCCATTTCCATGTAAGTGTGCAATGTCAGTcgtggatttgggacagcattaCATTGTCAAGATTTGCGCCCTTGGGAACTAAGTATGCAGtgcacacagtatacttattgaagtagAGTTGTGGGGTTACTTCATTTTGGAACGTTGCCTGAGGCTGCACGCCTGCTGAACTTTTCCAGTCTCCTCATTGTTTGTGTCCTCTAGTGAAGGCATAAAGTCAAATTCCTTGTatccttcctcttcctctccatCCTCCTGGTCAGTCTCCTCCATTTCCTCCCCCTCATCTCCTTTTTCTTCCACACCATCACCTTCCGATCCTTCCTGTTGAGGCTTCCTTATGTCCCCACCTTCGGATCCAGATCCTTCTTGCGCCATTGGACACCCTTTGGCAGCTGCGTCCTCCATTGCTGAGGGAGTCTGCGTGTCCTCATTGGAGGCATCACCTGCCGAGGTATCGCTGGCCCCAAGTGTTTCAATGAGGTTGTCCAAACTCTGCTCAAAGCAGGCCTCTGAAAAGTgagagtaatgttaaaatatacagggtgtcccaaaagtCCGgacatataatataaatatacattatttttaaaaagttaatttaagtcctcctccttgtcctccaacttttcctttccttcagcatgtccagaagtccaactttttgtgcgatggctgGCATCCTCTGGCTTCTGGGTGCAGCACGTTTCGTTggcattgtgggttttgtcggggagaaaactttcATACATCGTTcagtcacacggttagcttcttctgtttcttctcttGTTTACTTGCGATGAGGGCACaaaagagattgattgacagtggtctaaagccaatcaggacgcagaaaccacaaaactgcaacattcaacttcccacaatgcaattcttcataaagggccaggctcagcctgtaacagttcatatgctgtttaaaaaaaaaaaagtactaaagttgcacttttaaaaaatctgcgaaacagcaaGTCCGCGAAAGGTAAACCgcgatggagtgagggaacAAATACAgggaataaatacaaatacatttaaatgtataaataacattttaaggaaaatatgtatgtataatattgatatattaaatatatatatattatctcTGTCATTCTTCTGTCTCGATAGACAATGGTAGCGCCCCGGTTGGTCAATAATGGGACTTGTTGAGAGCAGCGTCTGGTGTGGCTCAGCAGTCCAATTCTGGCATGACAGTCTCTGCTGCAGGTGTGCAGAGGCCTGGCGACGCTGTCTCCGTTTCCTTCGTTCTCTCTTGCTTTCCAGCTGAAGGTTCCTCCTCTCACCTCTCCTGACTCCCTCATTGCACAGTGCGGCGCCAGCAGCTGCGATCAGCAGCCACTAGTTCCCAAGCTTCATGTCTCTTTTGCAGACATCCTTGAGGCGTAATGCTGGGCGGCCTATTGGACGGCGTCCCGAGGCTAGCTTGCCATACAGAATGTCCTTCGGGATGCGGCAGTCTTCCATGCGGTACGCATGCCCAAGCCAGCACATTCGGCGCTGGCACAGCATGAGGTGCATGCGGAGGGAGCCTGCCTATGTGTCTAAACTCTAGGTACACCCTGCCTTTTAACTTGCCTCTAAATGATAACAATAAACACCAACTCTGCCATGGCTTTCACGCCACGATGTGAGAGCGTACATAAACCTCAACTGCTTTGCATCTCTGGCGCGAGTGTGCCCTTTAGATCGCTGACTACATCAAGGAATCGGATCGCATGCAAATCAGTCTTTGTTCACTAAGGTGTCACACAATGTGGGTGTTTAACTGCAAATTGTGTGGTGGGACTTTTCTCAATGTCCGCAGGCGTGCGACTGCTCACCGTTCAATGGCGGACAGTCCATTCCTCTCTTCTTCATCAGGCAGCGGATGGTCTGCAACTGGGACATGATCTCGTTCTTTTGCTCCTGGGCCACAGTCTTTGCACTGAAGACATATAAGAAGGCATACGTGTATTCACGTTCGGCTTTGCAAGATGCCCCTCCTTTGGTTCTACGCCCAAAGTGACCACACAAAGGCAAAAATCATGGCGAATATTATTCATTGTAAGTATGATTTTAATGGACCGATTTACACCATACAAAGACTCCTGCGTACTTTGAAGTCTGCACTTTCGACGTGACGAACAGGAATATCTGCATGACTGCATCATCATGCTACAACACCTTAACACCAGCACATGAATGTTACACACCGGCGAGGTTATTGACTCCTGGTAAGATgacacatatttattttatctcaTATGCGTACCCCCCCACAGCCGTAGACCTAGGGTAAACACTACATTGTGGTCATATGGCCTAAATATACCAGCATTCATGACAAGTCACTCACCAGTTTGTGAGTGGGTCTAACTGGGTGAGAATGGAATTGAGCATCTGCTCCGTTTGTGCAAGCCTTTGTTCCAGTTCATTCAACTGGTTCTCTGCAGAAAAGTAAACACGCGCACACAAAAGGGAGGCGGAGGACACACACATTCAATTACTTTGAGCAAACAAATGTGAGATTAAAGTAAAACAGGTCATCCAGTGCATGCAAAACACACCTGCCTCCACTGATTTTTTGGCCCCCTTTGCAAATTTGTCCTTTTGTACTTGGTCATCTGAAGACTTGAtctgcaatttaaaaaataagcattttgaCACGCTCCACAAGCACGTAGGTCATAGGCATTTTTAGACTACCTTCAAAAACTTGTATGCCGCGAAAACTCCGACCCCAATGGCGTAGAGCGGCATGAGTGTGAACACGTAGcccttgttgttgttggatTTGTACTTGTTGCCCTTCAGCTCCTGCTCCATCAATTTCTTCATCTGCTGCACACTTTCGGCCGACTGATGGGAGCTGGGGGCGCTTACGCTGGCAGCCGGACCCCTCAGTGGGCCCAGGGCAGGACCACCTGCCACAAACATGGTACACATCGATACATCTTCTGTCTCTCAATTGGTGCACCTCCTTTATGGGaaactgcagtgttgttggTTGTTTCAAGAATAAATTGACTAAACCAACAGCGGCTGGTTACAGCCAAGGCATACTTAATCAATCCAAAACATTGGCTCACTGCTTATTATGCCCATCCATAATTCTAAATAACAAGTGTATTAGACTCATATTAAGTAATTTTTTGTGCCATCctaaaaattaacattttgatctGGACTGGGTGTCCAACCCTTCAAATactcaactgtttttttttattatcaaaaGTACTGTTTCACAAACAAGAACAATAGGGCAAAGTCTTTATTGACTTTTCAAATCCATTCAGCTTCAGTTGAGTTGTATTTGTGGTGCATTCAAATAAAAGAGCAGCATTTATTTCACCGTTTGTCCAACTACATTGTTAGCAAATGTTAAGATTGTTGTATTACTTCAAGTGTTTCACGTCAACAACGTAACGCACATGCCCAGAAATGTATCTGTCAAGCGGAAAGGATGCTCGTCTCTGTGGCACTATCAGAGCCTATATTATCATCTAATAAACTTCATAAAAGGTAATTGTACACTTAAATAAGCACTGCAAATACTAGATATATGCATGGGTTATACGTCACGTTCGACAAGATGGGAGAAGGGCAGCTGTTCCCACTTGTATAAGCAAATAAACATTACCAAAACACACACGTATGAAGAAATAAAGATAAGAAATATGTACTTGTatgcacaaataaacaaaatacgTCACCTTTTCTGGAGTAGCGAGGGTCGAGCCTCGTTTCCTTCGCCCCACTCCCTCCGCCAAAGCTAAACATCTTCGGGAGAACTACAAACATCAAAAGCACCGCCGTGAACGCCAAGGCGACTTGTTGTGATGTTGACAAAACCATGGCCCCTCTCAAATCCACGAAAGTTCCAACAGAGATAAAAACGTTGGATGCCAAAAAACGGAATAAatcgggaaaaaaacaagagagGACACAAATTTATCAACCTCTAACTAGCCAGTTGTGTCCCTTTGAGTCGTGCTATGCTAGGTTGTCAAATCAACAACATAACTTCCGGCAAGGGAATTTTCAGTTTAAGTTTTAACTGAACGTGTGGTTGGCAGAGTCACACTCACAACATAAATGACGTGTCTAGGGAGATCATGTTTAATAATAAATGAGATGATAAAATGATTGGAAATTGACAGAAAAGGAATCTATGTACAATTAAACTGTATATAGCGCCCATGaggtttattttgaaagccggacAACCAGTTTTCCGGGATAGCTCACGCTGTCTTTTGGGCGAAACATGAACATCGTAATTTAAGGAGTTGGGACATATACAAGTACTTGTACACACAAGATTGCTGGTCTCGATCCAGACTCCTTACCAGAAGTGGCGTATTTGCACAC contains:
- the ccdc107 gene encoding coiled-coil domain-containing protein 107 — encoded protein: MVLSTSQQVALAFTAVLLMFVVLPKMFSFGGGSGAKETRLDPRYSRKGGPALGPLRGPAASVSAPSSHQSAESVQQMKKLMEQELKGNKYKSNNNKGYVFTLMPLYAIGVGVFAAYKFLKIKSSDDQVQKDKFAKGAKKSVEAENQLNELEQRLAQTEQMLNSILTQLDPLTNCAKTVAQEQKNEIMSQLQTIRCLMKKRGMDCPPLNEACFEQSLDNLIETLGASDTSAGDASNEDTQTPSAMEDAAAKGCPMAQEGSGSEGGDIRKPQQEGSEGDGVEEKGDEGEEMEETDQEDGEEEEGYKEFDFMPSLEDTNNEETGKVQQACSLRQRSKMK